ACtcctaatatggtaatttggaCATATTTGCACTTGGGAGAAAATTGAAGTAACAAGTCGACCATGGTCATTAGCACAATAATATGATACGGATAAAGAGAAATTGAGTAACTAGGAATCAAATAAAATATGtcattattattttcaattgaataaaagaatcaaaAAATTGATGATCTTCTCAAGCACACAAGAAGTGGTGCTCGTATTATAACCCTGATTTTCCCAGTTGACGACCACAATACCAATATTCTGTCAAAcactttctttttgtttgtacAAATTATCAAATTCCAATATATGTGTAAAAAATTAAAAGTCAACCGGACCACATTGCTTCATCCCTCAATCTCAAGTGTTTCCATGTCCAGCATTTCATGATCCCTGCAAATATTAAAACCcaataaataaatagaaaatGGTATAAGGATATAAGAAGAATGATAAAATTACATACCCAATTGTTGTAATTAGAGAATTAATCTAATCAAATTATGCAGAGAAACAACTTGGGAGCAGGAAATGCAAGACCTGCAAACAAAATTAAGCAAAAAGTTACTAAATTATTAGAACACCAAATCTTAGGTTTCCACTTAATCTCAACACTTGAGCTTTTCTTAATCTTCTTGCTACTGTCACAAAAGCTCATCTCCTTTGATAGATCAAAATTAGCCCCTTTCATTCTAAGCTCCTGAACTGCCCGCCCGAGGGCCCGGCTAtctgttttctctctcttcactcGCTCAGTCACCTTCCAGTACCTCCACAACTTCACTTGCACCAATACCACTATTGCGGCCGAGGTGGACGCCCCGAGGAAGGAAGGTACCCACCACTTATTACACCGGATGACACCCAATTGAGCTTCGGCGGCAGAGGAAGTGAAGAGGAGGGTGGTGACAAAGGCGTGGAAGACGAGGAAGGAGCAGCAGAGGTGGAATATTTCGCGGCGGAGGGTGTCTAGTTTGGTTTCAGCGACGGAGATGCGGTGGGAGAAGAGGTGTTCTTCTCTTTGCCAAAGTTTAAGGAGGAGGAGATGGCCTGGACTTTTCGAGATTTCCATCATTGGGTGTTGTTGGATTATTATTGCTGTTTTTGATTGTTGGTCTTGGAATTCTTCAACAATTGGGATTTCTACTATGTGTGTTTCCTTTGATTCTCCCATCTTTTGATCCCTGCCTCGACACTGAGAACAAAAAAGTACCGAGGGAGTACACAAAACTgtaaatttaccaaaaaaagaaCTGATATTTCAATAAATTGTAGATTAATTTCAAAAAACTGTGGATTACTTTCAGATTATTGTATCAAAAAGGAAATTTAAGATTTAGACGAGAGAGGAAAGAGGAAAGAGAGAGTTTGAGTGGgagttagagagagaataaattACCAGATATTTGAACTTTGGGGAGATTTAACGGATATAATTTGGTTAACGGTCATATTTCTGTGCGAGTTGTGGCAACGGTCATATTTCCTCCCGCTAATGAGTAACCGCTTTGTGAaacgtgaattaaatttaacgaATTATGAAGTACACAATACACAGGCCTTTTGTTTAACTGCTATTTAATTCACCTTTATCTATTTTCTGGGGGATTAATAGTGGAGTccttttcacaaaaaaaaaaatagtggagTATGAAATTTGTTTAGGTGTTGTGGGCTTGGGCTACCCGAATAAAGTTGGCTGGGCTTAAATATGGGCTTCCACAATTTTCTCAGCCTTTCGTTAAAGGGTCTGttttatacgaagtacttgATTAACTACTTGGtgctagagctgtcaaaatgGTTACTCGAGTCGGGTCTGGTCATCTCGGATCTCGGGTCATGTCAGGTCATTTTATTTCCAGGTTTAGGTCGGGTTCGGTCAGGTTGATTATTTGTCTGGTCATGTCgggttatttttttatttcggtatatgtcgggttcgggtcgggtctttTCTAGTCGGGTACAATTTCGGGTTTGAGTCGGACTTGTAGCAgttaatttcgggttcgggtcaagtCCAGATCGGATAATTATCGGGTTGGGTTCACTATCGGACACGGGTTAACGGATCCGATAACTATCAGGTCTAGTCAAGTTTAAACcttataattaacttttataaatttggttTAACGCTTTTTACTTGTTCTGGATtaggtaattataaaaaataatattaacttgatttaagttattatttagttaggtcaatgatgaattaaaaattgataccgcaagtgcacgacgtctgttgttagcagatacgtagaaaatacgggtcgatcccacaagGAGACAAGTTATATTAGTTTTTACTCAATTATATAAactactagattttagcccgtgcaatgcacggtttctattaaattgttacgttaaaataaaactcctatatatatcaactgctatattttatatattagattaaattgatctatatattttggattgaatttcattttagacttatttttaaattattatagtgtttgattttggatgaaattgtacataagaaatattaataattatttaataaaaatatttacgtggcacctaattatttatcaacGTGAcattcgactttttaattcaaaagtaattttgaagtcttatttttcattggccgaaaccattagatttcctacgtggcgctctaatattggattaatgtttggattgaatttattttagattagtgtttggttttggatgaattttattttagatttattttttaattattagagcatttgattttggatggaattgtatatattagtaattaattaattaatttaaatatctacgtgacacctaattaattatctacgtggcactcgatctttttaattcaaaaataaattagaaatcttatttttcattggtcgaaaccattagtaatcctaggtggcgctctaatagttaagcaaatatgcctcctttatatatgtatattagatttcaATAAACGAAATGTAGAATTTGGTTTACCAGCTAATgaactaaagcaataataataatgcgtaatttatcaatgaattaaaggtctagggcgtatGTTCGGTTCACCaagcttataccaatccaagaacacaaattAATTCGAcaatgaataaactaagccgagtaattgaagtacatgttaatcctacggtcgggttcaatccaacatatgcagtacggtcgctagcataatcagaattgccaattgcaccaagcctctaagaatatgatctttcaattctaattcctattatcAGATAATCAATCCATGATATTGGCCaattacatgaatcaacaattaaaacaaaccaattggaattactcaagcaataatctataaaaTAACATACgcataacaatcatggtataaacatggctttccttacttagccctagaataaaactactcgctcataattgaattaataaacacgatagaaataataaacatgaaattcataatcaaagtacaaattaaactaaggaacgaaaacaataataatgaATTAAAGCAAAAATAATTCTTGaattacctctagattgatgaattgaaatattgaaaagCTAGGGTTAAACAATGGAAGAGAGAAGAATAGAAAAAATGACGTGAATAATAATGGGgaaataaaagcataagggaaataaattaattcctttgaagtatttatatgcttcctaaattctaaaataaaataaacaaataaataaataatagaaGTCGTCAATGAGTGGTTGATGGACGATGACGTGGCAATAAAATACGAGCACGACCGGGCCATCCAAGAGATGAACAAGGGCGTGTGTGCGAGGAGCAACGAAGTGGAAAGCAAGATCCCTTGCTGCATCGAGCCAACGCTCGTTGGGAGAGTGCGCGACGAGGAGCTGTAGCATGCGTGCATAGGCGAGGCATCGAGTAGCAAGGCCAGGTGCATAGGCACGAGATCTCTCGCTGGTCCGAGTGATCCCTCGTTGGGCGagagatccctcgctggcccGAGAAGCATCCCTCGATGGGATTTGTGCGCAACGAAGCATGGTGGGCGACAACTCCAGCGCTTACGCTGGATTGCCAGCGGGCTAGGCAGAGACAACACAATTAGGGATCGACAAGCAAGCGTGCCCACTGGCTGGGTGCTGGGTTTCACGTGCAAGGGATGGCGAGAGATCTCTCGTTGGCTGTcaagccatccctcgctggatGTTTGAGCgttttgtttatgtcataactctcgtTCTACAATGCCCCTATGGACGTGTGACCTATTCTTGGAAAGCTCTTTAAGCCTACTTTCTAGCCCATTCAAAATCGTCTCATTCGGATATGTAGAACCTGAGGTATCATCacaagagtgaacgcttgtccgtctTGATGCTTATAAAAAtaacgtttagcttcgttgttgactcaaaattatcccaaTAGACAtataatgatcctcgagtcaacatctcattcattcatcatccaaatcaactttgAACACCttgaaagcatccaaatgacggtaaaatcacctgaaattttaaagaaaacaggagcggggcgtaatagagtgcAATAACCCAACTTATGCAAATGCGACTAtcaatgcaactaaaatgagatgaatgcctagaaatgcaacctcaATGCGCCGAAAGTACCTTATACAAATATGTTTCATCAGTCAATGACAAATCGGGTTGTCAACGGGTCGCGAAAAATCAGGTAACCAGTTGTCAAAAGTTGGGTCAATAACAAGTTTCATCGGGTTATAATCGGTTCAGGTTGACATCGGATCGGGTGTTgagtcgggttcgggtcatttttCGGTCGGGTCAGTTGACTCGGTTCTGTTATGTTATATTTCGGTCAGGTGCCAGGTTCGTGTCTGGGTCATGCATTAACGGGTCGAAATCGGTCGTCGGTCTTAACGGTTTGGATACGGGGGGTTGGGTTACgggttttcaattttaacaacgtTTCGGGTCTCGGGTCGGGTCCAGACCCTTAAAAATATTGGTCGATTTCTCGgttcgggtcagtttttgacagctctacttgATGCACATAAACCCTTGGTATATCACGTAAAACTTTAGAAGTTTGGCATAACCACATAAGGGTTTAAATGGGTGCGAACCGGCGATAAATTTGATTTCCTTGTAGATAATTGTTTGTTACTATTCTTGTCATAGGCATGGATCAATGGAACATCAATTCTGAAAGGTTTGCCAACACAAGGGTATATCAATTCTTTTTCAGTACTGGATCATAAAAGTAATGTCTCAATTGGTATATCACGACATGTGAACATGAATAAAAGTTCATGTATGTACTTGCATTACATGGATTCCTTCAATATTGTTCTTGAGAATTTATACTTATTTTTCAATGTACGGGGTAGTAGGTATTGAGCACTATAATCAGTCGTATAAAAAAGGCTCGAACGATCCATAATGAAGTTAGGGAAAACACCAGATGATGTTAAATTTTCAAAATCTTCTgtgtcaaaggaccaactcaaccaaaagcttaagctgatggttgaagccccaagattagatttatactctatcacgccccctcatatgaaagccctttgggcttgaagtgtggatgcaGCATAGCCCTACTCATACCCAGTgcgaaatattccactttgaaaggaggggtggatgagattcgaacccgtgacctttgcatcacgttggctctgataccatgtcaaaggaTCAACTCcaccaaaagcttaagctgatgattgaagccccaagattagATTTATACTCTATCATTCTGGTCTTTCCTTGGATATTATATCATGTATATTGAGAATTGCCTGAGAACATTAGAGATtgcataaatattaaatatctgGTAAGAGTATACTTCTCTTTTATTCCATGAGTAAACTTTGTCGTATCTAAAATTTGTATCTTACATTGTGTCTCCCTGCCCTtttaaaatcaagaagttcaatataatctgtttatgccaaatttcgtctaggggcgaCTCTTGGCTTGGGTTGACACTATTAAGCAATTTAATAcggtaaagaaaataaagaataaGACACGACACGAGGAGATGTTGACGcagaaaacccaggaataaggtaaaaaaccgcggatagctatgaggctatcaatccactatgAATCCTAAATTGTTTAGCTGACTATTTATACTTTGTAAAATAAGAATAACTAATACAATGGATATTTCTGAGTATGAGAATACAATAATTGCTTGAATACTAGAGCCCTTGAGTTTACTTGTGTCTTTGACGTTGCTGCTCTCTCCTTTTATATGTGAATTCTAACGGCCTTATTGGTTGGAAGAATCCCTAAATGATAGGGATCTTCTACTGCCGTTGCCCATGATCTTCTCCAATCACCAACTGTTTCCGCCGCCTTAGGTAATTCCTTAGACTCATTCTACATATACAACGACGCAACACATCTTGGGCTTTGGGCTTGAATCTTGACCTATCTTTGCTTATTTATCTATCGATCGTCGCTGATCCTCTGATGTCAGTGCTATATCACTAGTCCTCCGTCGTCCATGTCTTGTCGCATGTCTTTACCCTCGACTCATTCGATCGACGCGACGTTTTACCTGCGACACGATGATACCTGGTTGACACGACATAAACAGACGTCAAagcagttatgtcgttagtacaaagagtgggataacagtttgcccccaattgtgaaTTTTCGGGGTCACACGgagcaaaagaaacaattcaatttcaaaaaaCAAACCGTTCACAACTGCCTAGATCGTGGGAATAAACCGTTCGAAATTCTAAAGCAATAAATACCAATCTGCTATAACACCCCgtcaattctctcttttctaaactaacctttttatataaaacgtagataattatcaaggcattatcgcctgtgtgaaaacgtaacagcttattcagaattttgcagcggaaaacataaaactaactttaggtttataaataatcgattacaggtttaatcccaaaaaccaaccaacgaaaataaggaattataaatagtacgacaagtttaaagtccaaactaacaaaccaagtcacttagaaaaacaaaactaaatacaagctctctaatcttgatcccaatgatgcatcatcttcaaacctgtaaatgggcaacgcttattgatccttagagactgctcaccaaagatgggtcatcacaggatcaataaggcatagccatgatcaacacacacaaacaaagcacgtaatcagcaaagctgagtactacatattgaatcaataataatcctaacatgattctatttaaacgatcaatcctaacatgatactaataacaCATTAATGAGGGCAggcaaaacatattaatttgaagatCACCCTtgactagactggactagaactcttataacaataatattatcttaattgaaatagacaatggaccgagttttctagctagaaacATCTTCAcaaaggaagacgaggtacgggcgcgacttcGTAAACcccagtgacctgcgatatcgaggaacttttgaataaaaataggacacggtgatcaatccggttcgaggaaaggccatgggctaccaccatgaaccccaactcctgtttgtccgtcactttagacgtgcacagtctaaagctattgctactcagtttcactttacatgatttacaaattgaaaccctgttatgactcaacaatcacataaggcatacaatccacatttattcacaactgtttttatcttggaattaagtaagtgatcacaaaggcatcaaacaagactcattccaattaaatccaacctttcctttaatactgatcaacccctctatacgggtataaggtttcaatttactaaacaaggtccacggccctcataaagtagtgaaaagctaaaagggaacaacgatcaatcgatctgaatcaatatatataaaataatctagtgttccaaatcaaacatgtttgcatcaatcatccatactaacatgttataattctcataacgaaatatatgttcaacatgtccatccaacaatattaaacatgtaattctaacataaccaagttcatcaacaaatttcaacatggattcaacaaataacacacattccaagcacacaggtatgtacgtaccttgtataaacaaattgataggctACTATAACAATCTCAAgggtcgcctacaaagaattttccacctaaaaacaaccagtaagggttcccaatcaacttctaatcattcacaataataacaaagcattctaaatacatcctaaacatatttagaaccttccccaatatcaaaactcgagtatttgatttcctagcataataattattgaatcaatgattgaaattcgttgaaaactcttcgcaaacatcatactttaaattttcagcaacataactaatttcaaactactccaaaacataattaacatgtttgaaatcataaaaataataactttaataatttatcaTCATCCTACTATgattttaaaattgttaaaattaaaattcatgctttaaataattcaaattctcATTTCAATCAAACTAtgtaaatctgaaatttaataattcaattatgtaaaaatataaatttgaaattcataattgaataataaaaactaatcatttaattcaataaaacataaattacataattaaaacataatttaaaacatttaaataacttagggattaagaaattaaccaaataaaGGTTTAAGGAGATGCTGGCCGGCGGCAAGGGAGGCGCGGCAGCTAGCGGTGGTTACGGTGGTTACGGTGGTTGTTGCGACGTGGCTGGGTCGTGCGGTGGCTGTGCGACAGCAAGAACACAATTGAGGAGAGCAAGAAATACAGCCGAGAAAGGAGAACGACAAATAGCAAGAaaacgaaagagaaaagggagaggacTACCGTGCAAAGGGGTCGGCGGTCCAGCAACAGTAAGGTTCGCGGCGGCTGCTGGTGGCGAGGAAAACTCGTGGTGGTTGTGTGTAGCTGAACGAACAACAATGATTAAGGGGAAGGAACAAAACTGAAACCAAAGGAGAAGGACGAAAGAGAAAATAGAAGGTGAAGGAGTTACCGGCGGTACAGGCGGACGACGGAGGGGAAACGCCGGCGGTGGTGGCGGCGGCGAGGACGGCAGCAAGGCTTGAGGGTTTGATGGTTCACGTGGGTTGCTGTAGAAGAGGAgggttttgtttctttttgttttttttttttttttgctttttacgTGCAAGTGAAAGAGGGAGTAAAGAGTTTTGGGCTTTATCATTTGGGCTTCatccaattgggctagaattaggatttagtcttagtatttgaattcaacaccgcttatgattgttttctaaattcaaacgtgttttcgtaattcaaaaaaaatcttTTCAACATCGAATTCTTAAATTATTTTAacttcataaatcgttgaaatatttaaaacgtataaaaataaggactttttcatatttaccacctacaaagtttcacatttttatgtttaccACCTTATAAGTTGCAATTTCACATTTACCACCTACAATTTATCAAATGTTTTATAATCACCTCCATTTAACGGAATTCATCCAATTTTCCTTCCAAGTGGGTCCCACTTAACTACTTCCGTTATTTCATAAGGATTACCTTACTCCCACAATCTACTACCCTTCTTTTAACATTACTGCTTCCAAGTTCCAAGCTAATATCTTTTCCCTTTACCTCAAAAAAAGCTAATATCTTTCCCCACATTTTCATCCTCTCTGATTTGAGGTTTCtgggatttttttttccaattcttCGAAACGATTATCTTAGTTCTCTGATTATCTGTGTTTATGTAAGCACCATCAACTTCTAATTAACAAGTAcaaattttcttcttcttctgaaATATAGGTTCGTATGAAATTTAGGGGTTTTATTTTTCACTCAATTATTGAAATTGTTGGTAGATATGATCAATTTAGTCCATGATAAAATAATTGAGATTGTTAATCTGTCTGGATTTTTTGTCTTATTAAATTTAGGGTTCATATAGAAATAGAATTAGGGATTTTCAAATTTTTGCTTAACTGTTGAAATTTTTGGTAGATAGCATGAATTTACTCTATGATAAACTATTGAAAGTGTTAATTGTTGTTGGATAGTTAAAGAAACGACTCCATACTCGATGTAATCACACAATTGTGTTCTTTCATGTCTTACCCTCTTGCttgattttcagttttctgGGTGGTTGTACGTGTATATTATGAATGAAATTCATGAAGATGATAAAGGGAGGTAGTTAAGTGGGACccacttggaaagaaaattagGTGAATTCTGTTAAGTGGTGGTGATTTTAGAACATTTGATAGATTGTAGGTGGTAAATGTGAAATTGCAACTTATAAGGTggtaaacataaaaatgtgaaactttgtaggtggtaaatatgaaaaagtcctaaaaataaatattcattaattacatatttatttctaaaatccgtaaattctatttaaatataattaattatacgttaaaatatattaataaaatttataaaattacgggagattacaatctacccctcttaaaagaagtttcgtcccgaaacttgacacgaaaattcacacattTCTCAAAAGTTtccaacttattcttactggagaagtacttgtgccccTAATGTGCACATTTTTccaacttaaagttgcttgtgttactcGTGAACACCtttttttcttatgcggagaatctatgtagtttgcaccaacatgtataagttgctaaaaatgagcacgaaatgcataaaattgctataaaaataggtaaaaagcgcgaatttctatcgcattctacccctcttaaagaaaacgagttacgcccttgtaactcatctcagggaatactTTGGATATTTCTATTTCAACGAATCATGTCCCCAATGCTATATGTCCACTAAAATCGtagcaagtgggatttctacaTTTCTTTTCtcacaatgcctcaacaggtgccatcttaaagctcacatagtaactattgttgcaagaaattcaatcgaCTTTAGGTGGTCAATAACACAGGTTTTCAAcatatattctattgtttggttAGTCCTCTCAGGCTGACCGTCAATTgtagggtggaaagcagtactcTTTTTCAACGTTGTCCCCaggattcaactggaccttattgccaaaatttcagacttttgtgctcggtaaggatcttacatgttgccctataaaggtaatgtcacCAAATATTTGCAGATAACACCGTAGCAGCTAGCTTTAGGTCATGAGTAGGTTAATTAGCCTCGTAAGGTTTCAACTGACGCGACAACGAGTGCGGAGGTCAAATGCTCctttaaaatctggaaagcttcctcacatttctcactcc
This sequence is a window from Spinacia oleracea cultivar Varoflay chromosome 1, BTI_SOV_V1, whole genome shotgun sequence. Protein-coding genes within it:
- the LOC110775029 gene encoding uncharacterized protein — translated: MGESKETHIVEIPIVEEFQDQQSKTAIIIQQHPMMEISKSPGHLLLLKLWQREEHLFSHRISVAETKLDTLRREIFHLCCSFLVFHAFVTTLLFTSSAAEAQLGVIRCNKWWVPSFLGASTSAAIVVLVQVKLWRYWKVTERVKREKTDSRALGRAVQELRMKGANFDLSKEMSFCDSSKKIKKSSSVEIKWKPKIWCSNNLVTFCLILFAGLAFPAPKLFLCII